The following coding sequences lie in one Synechococcus sp. CC9902 genomic window:
- a CDS encoding AbrB family transcriptional regulator, with protein MLTGSDLLAKVKELGDVSKSDLVKACGYVSTKKDGGDRLNFTAFYEALLEAKGVSLATGGGAGIGKGGRKLSYTAKVQGNGNLLVGKAYTAMLELEPGAEFTIKLGKKAIRLVPVGAEDDEE; from the coding sequence ATGCTCACCGGTTCCGACCTCCTCGCCAAAGTAAAGGAGCTTGGCGATGTGTCCAAATCCGACCTTGTCAAAGCCTGCGGTTACGTATCCACGAAAAAGGATGGCGGTGATCGTTTAAATTTCACAGCTTTCTATGAAGCTCTATTGGAAGCCAAGGGCGTCAGCCTGGCAACTGGTGGTGGTGCTGGAATTGGCAAAGGTGGCCGCAAGTTGAGCTACACCGCCAAAGTTCAGGGAAATGGCAATCTTCTGGTCGGCAAGGCTTACACCGCCATGCTTGAACTAGAGCCAGGTGCTGAGTTCACGATCAAGCTTGGTAAGAAAGCGATTCGTTTGGTTCCTGTTGGAGCCGAAGACGACGAAGAGTGA